The following coding sequences are from one Alosa alosa isolate M-15738 ecotype Scorff River chromosome 3, AALO_Geno_1.1, whole genome shotgun sequence window:
- the LOC125292269 gene encoding uncharacterized protein LOC125292269, with product MVIGIRLLMTTLFCGAVMSAPVPPHQSTGSVTPEDLVEVPLGQSDSSVTPEDLVEVPLGQSTVLSCQLHLPPGSLAESCILVQTKDTREKEPSSLFVTGPEKEVEVLEQVLLYLRKGQEKPEFQSPLYRNRTSRWDGGDVSVQLWNVSVRDNNTVFQCFVTPGCQEYVLKREITLRTVERTDGVNQNPTVTVTAGVNQNFTVTAVVVPVLLLLLLGATAFRCVCTRIKREYLCSNHCTTSC from the exons ATGGTGATTGGCATTCGGCTGCTGATGACAACACTTTTTTGTG GAGCAGTCATGTCAGCTCCAGTACCTCCACACCAGTCCACAGGCTCTGTGACCCCAGAGGACCTGGTGGAGGTGCCGTTGGGCCAGTCTGACAGCTCTGTGACCCCAGAGGACCTGGTGGAGGTGCCGTTGGGCCAGTCTACAGTGTTGTCCTGCCAGCTACATCTGCCTCCAGGCTCTCTGGCGGAGAGCTGCATCTTAGTGCAAACCAAAGACACTCGGGAGAAGGAGCCATCTTCTTTGTTCGTAACCGGCCCGGAGAAGGAAGTGGAAGTGCTCGAGCAGGTGCTCCTCTACTTGAGGAAAGGTCAGGAGAAGCCCGAGTTTCAGTCCCCGCTGTACCGAAACCGGACCAGCCGCTGGGATGGGGGAGACGTCAGCGTGCAGCTATGGAACGTGTCTGTGAGAGACAACAACACCGTCTTTCAGTGTTTTGTGACTCCTGGCTGCCAGGAATATGTGCTCAAGAGAGAGATTACACTACGGACAGTGGAGAGGACAGATG GTGTGAATCAGAACCCTACTGTGACCGTGACTGCAGGTGTGAATCAGAACTTTACTGTGACTGCTGTGGTTGtacctgtgctgctgctgctgctgctgggtgcCACTGCGTTTCGTTGTGTCTGCACCAGAATAAAGCGTGAGTACCTCTGTTCTAATCACTGCACTACAAGTTGTTGA
- the zgc:113314 gene encoding uncharacterized protein zgc:113314 produces the protein MDPSLLIKNSRLCEQFEEQLCSDTMAIGRDTLSENGIVMVMRCRGGCCRPRRFDSCSQPFGKPSISERCVGVSLRFCTKSLSFQSKKNTVLTTDQNKHLIKKVAKEMNRISEDKVTCLLTSINEDYMSLNECRSFILQWAAELRSIPSLKDRTTPERGQCHNTRQITSTQKDELMEARTILSEWAASLKSLPKGSVCAAEDVRSVLEDLGRQWKRGQLPNMLPALDFIMRSVLQEHSLKYPVQLNSHRPHQILVH, from the exons ATGGACCCTTCCCTACTGATAAAGAATTCAAGACTTTGTGAGCAATTTGAGGAACAGTTGTGCTCTGACACTATG GCAATAGGGCGAGATACCCTTTCTGAAAATGGAATTGTCATGGTCATGCGGTGTAGAGGAGGCTGTTGTCGACCGCGACGCTTCGACAGCTGTTCTCAACCTTTTGGAAAGCCCAGTATCTCAGAAAGATGC GTCGGTGTAAGCCTAAGGTTTTGTACGAAGAGTCTGTCCTTTCAATCAAAAAAG AATACAGTCCTCACAACAGACCAAAATAAACATCTAATAAAAAAAGTTGCGAAAGAGATGAACAGAATATCagag GATAAAGTGACGTGCCTGTTAACAAGTATCAATGAGGACTACATGAGCCTGAATGAGTGTCGCTCCTTCATCCTCCAGTGGGCAGCTGAGCTGAGAAGCATCCCTTCTCTCAAAGACAGAACGACCCCAGAA AGAGGTCAGTGTCACAACACCCGCCAAATTACCTCTACACAGAAGGATGAGCTGATGGAAGCAAGAACAATCCTGTCAGAGTGGGCAGCAAGCCTAAAGTCTCTGCCAAAG ggctctgtgtgtgcagcagagGATGTGAGGAGTGTGTTGGAGGATCTGGGGAGGCAGTGGAAGAGGGGGCAGCTGCCCAACATGCTGCCAGCCCTAGACTTCATCATGAGGAGTGTGTTACAGGAACATTCTTTAAAG TATCCTGTTCAGCTCAACTCCCATCGGCCACACCAGATCCTTGTCCACTGA